Proteins encoded by one window of Salmo trutta chromosome 17, fSalTru1.1, whole genome shotgun sequence:
- the chd2 gene encoding chromodomain-helicase-DNA-binding protein 2 isoform X2, with protein MMKNKNKKQEDEGSTQSNASSNSASEESNHSGLESGSQSESEQGRERRRLHHSGESNSSSESGSQSGSESESQQASAEVKDRQPVKKKDNLSDVKKMWEEHPDVYGVRRSNRSRQEPARLNIGAGGSSDSEGESPKRKAPRQKKKENTWKSDESDDDDDDDEEDASSADSEQEEKKVRSRRLPARRPQNKSSTVKKPQPPKGRKTRKQESSVEEDDDDDDDDDDDDDDEDTPKRQTRRRVSAKVSYKEDQNDFETDSDDLIEMEGAEVEPEDDSETIEKIMDTRTGKKGACGASTTQYAVEENGDPGANFDPEKDEGETHYLIKWKGWSYIHNTWESIDSLTQQKVKGLKKLDNFKKKNDELNAWLSKASPEDSEYYNCQQELTTDLNKQFHILERVIATKTGKTQGLSDFPSHSHKNGASSNEPEYLCKWMGLPYSECSWEDGALLGKKFQHCIDGFTNRNSSKTVPSKDCKVLKQRPRFVALKNQPSYIGDENLQLRDYQLDGLNWLAHSWCRCNSVILADEMGLGKTIQTISFLSYMFHQHQLYGPSLVVVPLSTLTSWQREFDTWAPDMNVVVYLGDVMSRKSIRDYEWVCHQTKRIKFNALITTYEILLKDKGVLGNINWAFLGVDEAHRLKNDDSLLYKTLIEFRSNHRLLITGTPLQNSLKELWSLLHFLMPDKFENWEDFESEHGKGTDNGYQSLHKVLEPFLLRRVKKDVEKSLPAKVEQILRVDMSAVQKQYYKWILTRNFRALQKGTRGSSSGFLNIVMELKKCTNHGFLIKQPEEECDTPQEHLQALVRGSGKLVLLDKLLTRLRDRGNRVLIFSQMVRMLDILAEYLALKRYPFQRLDGSIKGEIRKQALDHFNAEGSEDFCFLLSTRAGGLGINLASADTVVIFDSDWNPQNDLQAQARAHRIGQKKQVNIYRLVTKGSVEEDIIERAKKKMVLDHLVIQRMDTTGRTVLDNNSGNSNSNPFNKDELTAILKFGAEDLFKEAEGEETEPTEMDIDEILRLAETRESDQGSSATDELLSQFKVANFSNMEESAPEMVERTVPDWDDIIPEDQRRRLEEEQKQKEMEDIYMLPRSRSSNKRAQANDSDSDIGSKLKHRSSGSESETDDSGDDKKPKRRGRPRARKNNVEGFTDAEIRRFIKAYKKFGAPLERLEGIARDSELVDKSQADLKRLGELIHSSCVTAVQEHEEHLRENPSEAKGPGKRRGINIKISGVQVNAKSIIQHEEEFEPLHKAVPANPAERNQFQLTCRVKVPHFDVDWDLQDDTQLLLGVYEHGYGNWDLMKTDPDLKLADKILPDDPEKKPQGKQLQARSDYLLKMLKKEADCKDVTKEEAKVKKRKPRVKKENKAPKDEQGNDISSPRISDNPSEEGEVRDDGTEKTPTKKRQKKKDNKENKEKHGTPKKEKDTDKDKKRPKPKKEKAKGAKGKKPQGPVHITAGSDPVPIGEEDDELDQENFSICKERMRPVKKALKQLDKPDEGLSVQEQLQHTRTCLLKIGDRITECLKAYSDPEHVKTWRRNLWIFVSKFTEFGARKLHKLYKMAQKKRSREEEKEHRKKGDDPSGRKKSFRAEASGSSRDSTGTQPSSKSHPGMPHPSPTSPHGPHREGYNQSNKRHFGNDDRGDWQRDRKYNYPGNSNQPWQSERHHPYDGHRYKDHHYGDRRPREDSYRSSSSSYRSGGSSSSPRKRPYDQYDSDREHRDRHAYYDRHPDSKRRRGDDFRPPQDFRGSGGHPQDFRVRMPEHRGPAGPEHFTRPYPDNKPPPLLDPRSPQAQKSPQDSRSPNAEQKAAGADFNWNNRKT; from the exons ATGATGAAGAATAAGAATAAAAAGCAAGAAGATGAAGGTTCGACTCAAAGCAATGCATCAAG CAATTCGGCCTCAGAAGAATCGAACCACTCTGGGTTGGAGTCTGGGAGTCAGTCGGAGAGTGAGcagggcagggagaggagaagattgCACCACTCAGGAGAATCCAACAGCTCTTCTGAATCTGGGAGCCAGTCCGGGTCTGAGAGTGAATCCCAGCAGGCCTCGGCAGAGGTCAAGGACAGACAACCAGTTAAAAAGAAAGACAATCTGTCAGATGTGAAGAAG ATGTGGGAAGAGCATCCAGATGTCTATGGGGTCAGGCGATCAAATCGCAGTAGACAAGAACCTGCTCGTCTCAATATTGGAGCTGGG GGTAGCAGTGACTCCGAAGGTGAAAGTCCTAAAAGAAAAGCACCACGACAGAAGAAGAAAGA AAATACCTGGAAAAGTGATGAAtcggatgatgatgatgatgatgatgaggaggatgcCAGCAGTGCAGACAGTGAGCAGGAAGAGAAAAAAGTTAGATCCAGACGACTTCCTGCTAGAAG ACCACAGAACAAATCATCTACAGTCAAAAAACCGCAGCCTCCAAAGGGAAGGAAAACCAGGAAACAAGAGTCATCtgtggaggaggatgatgatgatgatgatgatgacgacgacGATGATGATGACGAAGATACCCCAAAGAGACAAACCCGGCGAAGGGTGTCTGCTAAAGTCAG TTACAAGGAGGACCAAAATGACTTTGAGACGGACTCTGACGACCtgatagagatggagggagctGAGGTGGAGCCGGAAGATGACAGCGAGACCATTGAGAAGATCATGGATACCAGGACAGGCAAAAAAGGAG CCTGTGGGGCTTCCACTACCCAGTATGCTGTGGAGGAAAATGGGGACCCAGGAGCCAACTTTGACCCAGAGAAGGATGAGGGAGAGACCCATTACCTGATCAAGTGGAAAGGCTGGTCCTACATCCACAACACCTGGGAGAGCATTGACTCCCTCACTCAACAGAAGGTCAAGGGACTCAAGAAACTAGACAACTTCAAGAAGAAGAACGATGAGCTCAATGCTTG GTTGAGCAAAGCATCCCCCGAGGATTCAGAATATTACAACTGCCAGCAAGAGCTAACCACTGATTTAAATAAGCAGTTCCATATTCTGGAGAGAGTCATTG cgaCTAAAACCGGGAAGACACAGGGACTCTCGGATTTCCCCT CTCACAGCCACAAGAATGGTGCTTCTTCCAATGAGCCAGAGTACCTGTGTAAGTGGATGGGCCTGCCTTATTCAGAGTGCAGCTGGGAGGATGGAGCTCTGCTGGGGAAGAAGTTCCAGCACTGTATAGATGGCTTCACCAACAGGAACTCCAGTAAAACAGTCCCCTCCAAAGACTGCAAA GTGTTGAAACAGAGGCCCAGATTTGTTGCACTAAAGAACCAGCCATCGTACATTGGGGATGAGAACCTGCAGCTGAGAGATTACCAGTTAGATGGACTGAACTGGCTGGCTCACTCCTGGTGCAG GTGCAATAGTGTGATCCTGGCTGATGAGATGGGTCTGGGGAAAACCATCCAGACCATCTCATTCCTGTCCTACATGTTCCACCAGCACCAGCTGTATGGGCCCTCCCTGGTGGTGGTACCCCTATCCACCCTCACCTCCTGGCAGAGAGAGTTTGACACCTGGGCCCCCGATATGAACGTGGTGGTCTACTTGGGAGACGTGATGAGCAGGAAATCG ATCCGTGACTATGAGTGGGTATGCCATCAGACGAAGAGAATAAAGTTCAATGCACTTATAACCACGTATGAAATTCTACTGAAAGACAAG GGGGTGTTGGGAAACATAAACTGGGCTTTCTTGGGTGTGGACGAAGCTCACAGGCTGAAGAATGACGACTCCCTGTTGTACAAAACCCTGATCGAGTTTCGGTCCAACCACAGACTTCTAATCACAGGGACCCCACTGCAGAACTCTCTCAAAGAGCTGTGGTCCCTTCTGCACTTCCTCATGCCTGACAA GTTTGAAAATTGGGAAGATTTTGAAAGTGAGCATGGTAAAGGGACTGACAATGGCTACCAGAGCCTCCACAAAGTCCTTGAGCCCTTCCTCCTGAGGCGTGTAAAGAAGGATGTGGAGAAATCCCTGCCTGCCAAGGTAGAACAGATCCTCCGTGTGGACATGTCTGCTGTGCAGAAGCAGTACTACAA GTGGATTCTGACCAGGAACTTCAGAGCCCTGCAGAAAGGCACCCGAGGCAGCTCCTCTGGCTTCCTCAACATCGTCATGGAGCTGAAGAAGTGCACTAACCATGGTTTCCTCATCAAACAGCCTGAGGAAGAGTGTGACACTCCACAGGAGCACCTGCAG GCGTTGGTGAGGGGCAGTGGGAAGCTGGTTCTTCTGGACAAGCTACTGACCAGACTTCGGGACAGGGGCAACAGAGTCCTCATCTTCTCCCAGATGGTGCGCATGTTGGACATCCTGGCTGAGTACTTGGCCCTGAAGCGCTACCCATTCCAG CGCCTGGATGGCTCCATAAAGGGAGAAATACGAAAACAAGCACTTGACCACTTTAATGCGGAAGGCTCTGAG GACTTCTGTTTCCTGCTGTCCACAAGAGCTGGAGGTTTGGGTATCAACCTTGCCTCTGCAGATACTGTGGTCATCTTTGACTCTGACTGGAACCCTCAGAACGACCTGCAGGCTCAGGCCAGGGCTCACAGGATTGGCCAGAAGAAGCAG GTGAATATATATCGCTTGGTCACAAAGGGATCTGTGGAGGAGGACATTATTGAGAGAGCCAAGAAGAAGATGGTTTTGGACCATCTTGTAATTCAGAGAATGGACACCACTGGTCGAACTGTGTTGGATAACAACTCTGGAAATTCAAA CTCCAACCCATTCAATAAAGATGAGCTGACTGCCATTCTGAAGTTTGGAGCTGAAGATCTGTTCAAAgaggcagaaggagaggagactgaACCTacg GAGATGGATATTGATGAGATCTTGCGATTGGCTGAAACCAGAGAAAGCGACCAGGGATCAAGTGCCACAGATGAGCTTCTCTCTCAGTTCAAG GTGGCCAACTTCTCCAACATGGAGGAGAGTGCTCCAGAGATGGTGGAGCGGACGGTGCCTGACTGGGACGACATCATCCCGGAGGACCAGCGGCGAAGGCTGGAGGAGGAGCAGAAGCAGAAGGAGATGGAGGACATCTACATGCTGCCTAGAAGCAGGAGCTCCAATAAGAGG GCCCAGGCCAACGACAGTGACAGTGACATTGGCTCCAAGCTGAAGCACCGCTCCTCGGGCTCTGAGAGCGAGACGGACGACAGCGGCGATGACAAGAAGCCAAAGAGGAGAGGCAGGCCCAGAGCCCGCAAGAACAACGTGGAGGGTTTTACTGATGCAGAGATCCgcag GTTCATCAAGGCTTATAAGAAATTTGGAGCTCCGCTTGAAAGGCTGGAGGGCATTGCCCGGGACTCAGAGCTGGTGGACAAATCCCAGGCAGACCTGAAGAGACTGGGAGAGCTGATCCATAGCAGCTGTGTGACGGCTGTCCAAGAGCATGAAGAGCACCTCAGAGAGAACCCCAGTGAAG CCAAAGGTCCTGGGAAGCGCAGAGGTATTAACATCAAGATCTCAGGAGTGCAGGTCAATGCCAAGTCCATCATTCAGCACGAGGAGGAGTTTGAGCCACTGCACAAAGCTGTGCCAGCCAATCCTGCTGAGAGAAACCA GTTTCAACTGACCTGCAGAGTGAAGGTGCCTCACTTTGACGTGGACTGGGATCTGCAGGATGACACTCAACTGTTGCTGGGGGTCTATGAGCATGGCTACGGCAACTGGGATCTGATGAAGACCGACCCGGACCTCAAACTCGCAGACAAG ATTCTCCCCGATGACCCAGAGAAGAAACCTCAAGGGAAGCAGTTGCAGGCCAGATCAGACTACCTTCTGAAGATGCTGAAGAAAGAAGCGGACTGTAAAGATGTTACTAAGGAGGAG GCCAAAGTGAAGAAGAGGAAGCCTCGGGTGAAGAAAGAGAACAAGGCTCCTAAAGATGAACAGGGCAATGATATCTCCTCCCCCCGCATTTCAGACAACccctcagaggaaggggaggTGAGG gatgaCGGGACTGAAAAAACTCCCACAAAGAAGAGGCAGAAGAAAAAGGATAACAAAGAGAACAAAGAAAAACACGGAACTCCTAAAAAAGAGAAGGACACGGACAAAGACAAAAAACGTCCGAAACCAAAAAAAGAAAAG GCTAAAGGAGCTAAAGGGAAGAAGCCCCAGGGGCCGGTCCACATTACTGCTGGGAGTGACCCTGTTCCCATCGGAGAGGAGGACGATGAGCTGGACCAGGAGAACTTCAGCATA tgtaaGGAGCGCATGAGGCCGGTGAAGAAGGCCCTAAAACAGCTGGATAAGCCTGACGAGGGCCTGTCTGTTCAGGAGCAGCTCCAACACACACGCACCTGCCTGCTGAAGATAGGAGACCGCATCACTGAGTGCCTTAAAGCCTACAGTGACCCAGAGCATGTCAAAACATGGCGTCG GAACCTCTGGATTTTTGTGTCTAAGTTCACAGAATTTGGAGCGAGGAAGCTTCACAAGCTGTACAAGATGGCTCAGAAGAAGCGGTCTCGGGAGGAGGAG AAGGAGCATAGAAAAAAGGGGGATGACCCGTCAGGCAGGAAGAAGTCTTTCCGAGCAGAGGCGTCTGGTTCCAGTCGAgactccaccggcacccagccaTCGTCCAAGTCTCATCCAGGCATGCCCCACCCCTCTCCAACGTCCCCCCATGGTCCTCACAGAGAAGGCTACAACCAGTCCAACAAGCGACACTTTGGAAATGATG ATCGAGGAGATTGGCAGAGAGATCGTAAATACAACTACCCTGGAAATAGCAACCAGCCCTGGCAAAGCGAGCGACATCATCCATATGACGGCCATCGGTATAAGGACCATCACTATGGCGACCGTCGTCCGCGTGAAGACTCCTACCGCAGCAGCTCTAGTAGTTACCGTAGTGGCGGCAGCAGCAGCTCCCCTCGGAAGAGGCCGTATGACCAGTATGACAGCGACCGAGAACACCGGGACCGTCATGCCTATTACGACAG ACATCCAGACTCAAAGCGGAGACGCGGCGATGACTTCCGTCCTCCCCAAGACTTCAGGGGAAGTGGAGGCCATCCCCAGGACTTCAGGGTGAGGATGCCAGAGCATAGGGGGCCAGCAGGGCCAGAACACTTCACCCGGCCCTATCCAgacaacaaacccccccccctgCTGGACCCACGCTCCCCACAGGCGCAGAAGTCCCCCCAGGACTCGCGCTCGCCAAACGCAGAACAGAAAGCAGCTGGGGCTGATTTCAACTGGAACAACAGGAAGACATGA